The sequence CCGCTTCGGCAGATCGTCATGGGCGATGGACAGTCTGACAGGCCGTGGATAGCGTGCCGATCAGCCTAGCCCATGAGGATCGCGATGAACGACCATGCCCCCAATTCCTGGGAAGCCCGCGCCGAGGAATACTCGCTCTACGGGTTCACCGATCTGCCCTCGGTCCGCGACCGCGGCACCGTCGTCGTCACCCATGGCGAGGGCCCCTATATCGTCGACACCAACGGCACCCGCTATCTCGACAGCAATTCGGGCCTTTGGAACATGGTCGCGGGGTTCGACCACACGGGTCTGATCGAGGCGGCCAAGGCGCAGTACGACCGTTTTCCCGGCTATCATGCGTTTTTCGGGCGGATGTCGGACCAGACCGTCGCCCTGTCGGAGCGGTTGATCGAGGTGTCGCCCTTTGCCCGGGGCAAGGTGTTCTACACCAACTCGGGCTCCGAGGCGAACGACACCATGGTCAAGATGCTGTGGTTCCTGAACCGCGCCACGGGCCGGCCGCAGGCGCGCAAGATCCTGACGCGCAAGAACGCCTATCACGGGGTCACCGCCATCTCGGCCTCGATGACGGGCAAACCTTATAACGAGGTGTTCGGCCTGCCGCTGGATGGGTTCATCCACCTGACCTGCCCGCATTATTGGCGCGAGGGGCGCGACGGCGAAAGCGAAGCGCAGTTCACCGCGCGAATGGCCGCCGAGTTGGACGAGGTCATCGCGCGCGAAGGCGCCGACACGATCGCGGGCTTCTTCGCCGAGCCGGTGATGGGCGCGGGCGGGGTCATTCCGCCCTCGGGGGGCTATTTCCAGGCGATCCAGCCGATCCTGAAGAAACACGGCATCCCGCTGATCTCGGACGAGGTGATCTGCGGCTTCGGCCGGACGGGCGAGGTCTGGGGCTGCGAGACCTACGGGTTCATGCCCGACGCCATCATCTCGTCCAAGGCGCTGACGGCGGGGTATTTCCCGATGGGCGCGGTAATCCTCGGCCCCGATCTGACCGACAGGCTGCAAGAGGCAATCGACACGATCGAGGAGTTCCCGC comes from Roseibacterium elongatum DSM 19469 and encodes:
- a CDS encoding aminotransferase — its product is MNDHAPNSWEARAEEYSLYGFTDLPSVRDRGTVVVTHGEGPYIVDTNGTRYLDSNSGLWNMVAGFDHTGLIEAAKAQYDRFPGYHAFFGRMSDQTVALSERLIEVSPFARGKVFYTNSGSEANDTMVKMLWFLNRATGRPQARKILTRKNAYHGVTAISASMTGKPYNEVFGLPLDGFIHLTCPHYWREGRDGESEAQFTARMAAELDEVIAREGADTIAGFFAEPVMGAGGVIPPSGGYFQAIQPILKKHGIPLISDEVICGFGRTGEVWGCETYGFMPDAIISSKALTAGYFPMGAVILGPDLTDRLQEAIDTIEEFPHGFTASGHPVGCAVALKAIDVVLEEGLLDMVRAGAPRMQAGLAEIARHPNIGELRGIGYMWALEAVKDRDGKVPFDGSLSVSERIANTCTDHGLICRPLGQSVVLCPPFTLTDAQMDEMIAKLDASLKQVFAEVA